A genomic stretch from Argiope bruennichi chromosome 2, qqArgBrue1.1, whole genome shotgun sequence includes:
- the LOC129962228 gene encoding uncharacterized protein LOC129962228, with protein sequence MNLTKCVIRQTIQDFYLKERKVPSLRKLLPVLKEKIGFSWQKDTLCKVLHLMSFRWKKCVNNRKVLMERPDIVFWRHRYLREMRCHRKAGRPIVYIDETWVDSNLTFKKCWQDDTVLGVTATVNSKNRLIVVHAGSSTGFLTGALLVYKASTKSGDYHGQMNYENFKKWVLEKLLPNLQPNNVVFMENSPYHTTVENPTPTKYSTKKVMIDWLKNNGIPCYQKMRKAKLFSLIDSNRPKKIVYKIDNLIEKEGHEVIRIPPYHCDLNAIEFVWSSVKRIIKERNVTGDLSLDNLKYLLQTAITEVTSAEWAAHCKHVEKLENNY encoded by the coding sequence ATGAATTTGACCAAGTGCGTTATACGGCAAACAATTCAAGACTTTTACttaaaagaaaggaaagtacCATCCCTCAGAAAATTACTACCcgtgttgaaagaaaaaattggattttcgtgGCAAAAAGACACATTGTGCAAAGTCTTACATTTAATGAGTTTCCGATGGAAGAAGTGCGTGAATAATAGAAAAGTACTCATGGAAAGACCAGATATTGTTTTTTGGAGACACAGATATTTGAGAGAAATGAGATGTCACAGGAAAGCTGGACGACCTATTGTCTATATTGATGAAACGTGGGTAGACAGCAATTTGACATTTAAGAAATGTTGGCAAGATGACACAGTTTTGGGAGTTACAGCAACagttaattcgaaaaatagactTATAGTTGTTCATGCTGGTTCATCAACGGGTTTCCTTACGGGTGCTTTACTAGTATATAAAGCATCAACAAAAAGCGGCGACTATCACGGGCAAATGaactatgaaaactttaaaaaatgggtgTTGGAAAAACTTCTTCCAAATTTGCAACCAAACAATGTCGTATTCATGGAAAATTCACCGTATCATACGACTGTCGAAAACCCCACTCCAACGAAGTACTctacaaaaaaagttatgataGACTGGTTGAAAAACAACGGAATACCCTGCTATCAAAAAATGCGAAAAGCGAAACTGTTCTCTCTTATAGACAGTAATCGTCCGaagaaaattgtctataaaattgataatttaatagagaAAGAAGGACATGAAGTTATCCGAATACCCCCTTATCATTGCGATTTGAACGCAATCGAATTTGTGTGGTCctctgtaaaaagaataataaaggaacgAAATGTTACTGGCGATTTAAGTTTGGACAATCTGAAATATCTTCTTCAAACAGCTATCACTGAAGTTACTTCGGCAGAATGGGCAGCGCATTGCAAACACGtagaaaagcttgaaaataattattga